The window CTTGCTCGAAGCGGAGGCAGCACTTGAGCCGCCCGCAGCGGCCGGAAATCTTCGCCGGGTCGAGCGTCGATTTCTGCAGTTTGGCCATTCGCATCGACACCGGTGGCATCACGACCATGTGCGAGTTACAGCAGACCGGCTTGCCGCAATCCCCGTAATCCGCGAGCAACTTGGCCTCGTCCCGGACTCCGATCTGCCGCAGCTCGATCCGGGCGTGGAACTCGCGGGCCATGCTCTTCACGAGTTCGCGGAAGTCGACCCGCGCCTCGGACAGAAAATAGAACACGATCCGCTCGCCGCCGAACAGGTGTTCGACGTCCACGAGCTGCATCGCGAGGCGGTGCTGGACGATCAGTTCCTCGCCTTTCGCGAACTCGCGCTTCCGAATCGTCTTCAGGTCCGCGAGCCGCGTCTGGTCGTCGGCGTGGGCGGCCCGGACGATCTGTCCCCGCGTCGGCTCCGGGATCGCGGCCACGGCCCGCGGCGTCGACGGACACAGCAGGTCACCGGATTCCAGACCGCGGTCGGTACGGATGATAACGACCTCGCCCCGCCGGAACGACGTACCCGCGGGGGCGTCGAACTCGCCGACGAACCGCATGACGCCGTGCCGCACGAGGTATTTCGCGGGCGCCGGTGTTGCGGACGGCTCGGGATTTTGCGGCAGCTGGGGCATAGTGGTTGTTATCTTGCGCGGCCGACGTCACAGATGCAACTCGACCACGTCTTTCTCATGAAGAATATGGTCTCGCCCGACCGTCTGCCCGTCGAAGGCGCCCGAGCCCCAGACCCGCGCGGACTTCAACCCCTCCTCGAAATCCTTGTGAACGTACCCGGCGAACTCCTGCAACGAACTTCCGATCGGGCAGGTGAACGGCGAGGTCATGTCCGGCGGTTTCCCGGGCTGCTTGGTGTAAATCCGCATCACCTCGAGCCGCTCGTAAATTGCCTTCCGCAATTCGTCGAGC is drawn from Fimbriiglobus ruber and contains these coding sequences:
- a CDS encoding PSP1 domain-containing protein, coding for MPQLPQNPEPSATPAPAKYLVRHGVMRFVGEFDAPAGTSFRRGEVVIIRTDRGLESGDLLCPSTPRAVAAIPEPTRGQIVRAAHADDQTRLADLKTIRKREFAKGEELIVQHRLAMQLVDVEHLFGGERIVFYFLSEARVDFRELVKSMAREFHARIELRQIGVRDEAKLLADYGDCGKPVCCNSHMVVMPPVSMRMAKLQKSTLDPAKISGRCGRLKCCLRFEQDIYEEFQAELPPVGSRVVTQKGQGRVLAHEILARRLLIEFEDGRRLPVAADEVLTRL